Proteins from a single region of Arctopsyche grandis isolate Sample6627 chromosome 1, ASM5162203v2, whole genome shotgun sequence:
- the LOC143918160 gene encoding uncharacterized protein LOC143918160, with protein MPPYESLETFLQNRCNVLQSTASVTTVKEFPHSRQRIMRTHVANKNPSSKVNACAFCRNNHFIGKCDKFKAKSSMERNEFVKSNNMCFKCLNSSHKITNCKSNYNCLRCKQNHHTLLHQDDTFSSNNTGRKSINAHSTHFSQREIILPTVQVDIITSNGTVVKGRTLLDSGSQVNYVTTSFAKKNNFKLEKISQKIVGIANQESSIRHITKVTIRSSTTNYSTKVLCLVLPEITGEIPTVKLDQQLISIPAGIKLSDPLWNKPTPIDLLLGAEICVHAMKAGTIQLGKGMPILKDTEFGWTIVGPYPEVNNAPGKSHIGLSQLDSHIQNFWMIDQVPMVKHQSLEEKRCEEHFQAHTSRDKNGRFCVALPYKNSPVVLGSSLHIAEKRHKTLERRFLANNNLKMEYNKVLEEYINLGHMSECEPPEAHEVHCYLPHHVVVKESSLTTKYRVVFDASAKTTSNISLNNILMVGPSVQSDWLNLFLLKLIELIPQTIFKKWKDCQLSNTVMKLYKIPRLIILNNAINIQAHGFCDASEKAYGACIYVKCTDQLGNSKCHLVCSRSRVAPLSFVTIPRLELCSAMLLSKLMKSTIDQLTIHINEKYYWTDSTVALHWIRGESCKWTTFVANRVAEIQSISQPIEWYHVSSTDNPADLISRGTQPSELNHNSLWWDGPSWLKLDESRWPRRPPEITIDLPERRVVTNATLVRENNWIDKHSHLPRLLRVLSYVRRPLRNKQLNVKENNEPSALELKDALNNLIRLSQMESFPLEYRLLSKGHPIPSSSKLAKLSPLFHENLICVGSRLPLGTTLSTSPIILSNKHKLTHMIVRDAHLKYIHLGTQALLSLLRQTYWPLAGHNTVKGVVRSCVICFRNKPLSHNRLMGLLPLERTTANFPFSHVGIDFAGPFPVKSGCNKNSKIIKGYVCVFVCFSSKAVHLELVGDLTSSNFLNCLRRFVARRGRPNTIYSDNATNFVGASRELVNLVKLIYERPHEEKLLRYVASEGIRWKFNPPRAPHMGGLWEAAVKSMKIHLNKVLKATTLNFESFCTVLTQIEACMNSRPLSPLSSDPLDLLPLTPGHFLIGRSLLALPMEVKYNTNVHANLLQIQLTTAAFWKRWSAEYLHSLQLRHKWKKDSSNNLSVGQMVLLKEEHMLPTRWVLGRVTKLYPGPDGRVRVVDVFTASGEFRRSSHLVAPLPILPQGPLDRKEDQQEGGETAASIPSTSVA; from the coding sequence atgccaccatatgaaagtttagagacattcttgcagaatagatgtaatgtattacaatctactgcatctgtaactacggtgaaggaattccctcatagtcgtcaaagaatcatgagaactcatgtcgcgaacaaaaacccatcaagtaaggtaaacgcatgcgcattctgtcgaaataatcatttcataggcaaatgtgataaattcaaagcaaaatccagtatggaaagaaatgaattcgttaaatctaataacatgtgttttaaatgtttaaattcatcgcataagataacaaattgcaagtctaactataattgcttaaggtgcaaacaaaaccatcacactttgttgcatcaggacgatacatttagttccaataatacgggaaggaagtcaattaatgctcattctactcatttctctcaaagggagataattttaccgacggtacaagtagacattataacgtccaatggaacggtcgttaagggtcgcacattattagattccggctcacaagtcaactatgttaccacatctttcgctaagaagaataacttcaagttagagaaaatctctcaaaaaattgtaggtatcgctaatcaagaaagtagcattcgtcacatcaccaaggtgaccataaggtcttcaaccactaattactcaaccaaagtgttgtgtttggtattaccagaaattactggcgaaattccaactgtgaaactggatcaacagttaatttcaataccagcgggaatcaagttatcagatcccctttggaataaaccgacgccaatcgatttattgctcggcgccgagatttgcgttcatgctatgaaagcaggaaccatccagttaggaaaaggtatgcctatcttaaaggataccgaattcggatggacaatagttggtccatatcccgaagtaaataatgctccagggaagagccacataggcttaagtcaattagacagtcacattcaaaacttttggatgatcgaccaggttcctatggtaaaacatcaatctcttgaggagaaaagatgtgaggaacatttccaagcacacacatcacgagataaaaacggtagattttgtgtagctttaccatataaaaattccccggtagtattaggaagttcattgcacattgcggagaaaagacacaaaactttggaaagacgttttttagccaataataatttaaaaatggaatacaataaagttttagaagagtacataaatttaggacatatgtcagagtgtgaacctccggaggcacatgaggttcattgttatttacctcatcacgtcgtggttaaggagtctagccttaccactaaatatcgtgtagtttttgatgcgtccgcgaagacaacgtccaatatctcactaaataatattttgatggtgggacctagtgtccaatcagattggttaaatttatttttattaaaacttattgaactcattcctcagacaatcttcaaaaaatggaaagattgtcaattatccaatacagtcatgaaactttataaaattcctagattgataatactaaataatgccattaatatacaggcacacggattttgtgacgcatccgagaaagcttatggtgcttgtatttatgtaaaatgtactgatcaattgggaaattccaaatgtcatcttgtgtgttctcgttcgagagtcgctccgctcagttttgtaactattccgcgtttagagctgtgctccgctatgttattatcaaagttaatgaagtcaacaatagaccaattaacaattcatattaatgaaaaatattattggacggattcaaccgtcgcattgcattggattagaggagagtcatgtaaatggaccaccttcgttgccaatcgagtggccgaaatccaatcaatatctcaacccattgagtggtaccatgtctcctctacagacaatccagcagatttaatttctcgagggactcaaccatcagaattaaatcataattcgttatggtgggacggccctagttggttgaaattagacgaatcacgatggcctcgaagacctcctgagatcacaatagatcttccagagagaagggtagtcactaacgctacccttgtgagggaaaataattggatagataaacattctcatcttccaagactccttcgagttttatcatatgttcgtcggccactaaggaataaacaattaaacgttaaagaaaataacgaaccgtccgctttagaattaaaagatgctttaaataatttgataaggttatcgcaaatggaatcatttccattggaatatcgtttgctgagcaagggacatccaattcccagtagcagtaaattagctaaattgtcccctctattccacgagaatttaatttgtgttggaagtagacttcctctgggaacaactctatcaacgtcacccattatcttgtcaaataagcataaacttacacacatgattgtccgagatgcgcacttgaaatatattcacttgggtactcaagccttactgtcgttattgcggcagacctattggccattggccggacataatactgtcaaaggagtggtgcgttcatgtgtcatttgtttcagaaataaaccactgtcacacaatagattaatgggattactcccgcttgaacgtaccactgcgaattttcctttcagtcatgtggggatagatttcgcaggaccttttcctgtgaagagtggttgcaataagaattctaagataattaagggttacgtttgtgtctttgtgtgtttttccagtaaggcagttcacttggaacttgtcggagacttaacgagttcaaatttcttaaattgtttaagaagattcgtagccagacgtggcaggcccaatacgatatattccgacaatgctactaattttgtcggtgcaagtcgtgaactcgttaatttagtaaaattaatttacgaacgtcctcatgaggagaagctactacggtatgtagcctccgaagggattcgttggaagtttaacccgccaagggcgcctcacatgggagggctgtgggaagcagcggttaaatccatgaagattcatttaaacaaggtgttaaaggccaccaccttaaatttcgaatcattttgtacggtattgactcaaatagaagcttgcatgaattcccgtcctcttagtcccttgtcttcggatccactagaccttttacccctcacacctggacatttcttaattggcagatccttactcgctcttccaatggaggttaaatataacactaatgtccatgccaatctgcttcagatacaattgaccacagcagcattttggaaacgttggtcggcggaatatttacattctttgcagttacgacacaaatggaagaaggactcgagcaacaatctgagtgtgggtcaaatggtcctgttaaaggaggaacacatgctgccaacccgatgggtcttgggtcgagtcactaaattgtatcccggaccagatggcagagttcgagtcgtcgacgtctttactgctagcggagagtttcgtcggtccagtcatctagtggcgccattgccgattctaccacaaggaccacttgacaggaaggaagatcagcaagagggaggagaaacagcagcttcaattccgtcaacttcggtagcttag